In Liquorilactobacillus nagelii DSM 13675, the following proteins share a genomic window:
- a CDS encoding HAD family hydrolase, whose product MTYQYILFDLDGTLTDSSEGITKSVAYALQSCGIKVADLHELDKFIGPPLIDSFQQFYGMNQEQAQKAVSKYRERFSQTGIFENRVYPGIPELLTNLKQQGKHLLVATSKPTVFAEKILDHFELRQYFDFVAGSGLQGERPNKAAVISYALEQQKIALLRQVIMVGDRQYDMVAAHQLGIDSLGVLYGFGSQVELQAAGANYLAPNVTAAQKFLVL is encoded by the coding sequence ATGACTTATCAATATATTCTATTCGATTTAGATGGCACCTTGACAGATTCGAGCGAGGGTATTACTAAATCAGTTGCTTATGCACTGCAGTCTTGTGGTATAAAAGTTGCCGATTTACATGAACTGGACAAATTTATTGGACCGCCTTTAATTGATTCGTTTCAGCAATTTTACGGGATGAATCAAGAACAGGCTCAAAAAGCAGTTTCCAAATACCGTGAGCGGTTCAGTCAGACAGGAATTTTTGAAAATCGAGTTTATCCCGGAATTCCAGAATTATTAACTAATTTAAAACAACAAGGTAAGCATCTCTTGGTTGCAACTTCTAAACCAACTGTTTTTGCTGAAAAAATTTTAGATCATTTTGAATTGCGCCAGTATTTCGATTTTGTCGCCGGCAGTGGGCTTCAAGGGGAGCGACCGAATAAAGCAGCTGTTATCAGTTATGCATTAGAGCAACAAAAAATCGCCTTGTTGCGACAAGTAATTATGGTGGGTGATCGCCAGTATGATATGGTTGCTGCTCATCAGTTAGGGATTGATTCTTTAGGAGTTTTGTATGGCTTTGGTTCGCAAGTAGAACTGCAAGCAGCAGGAGCAAATTATTTAGCACCAAATGTTACCGCGGCACAAAAGTTTTTAGTACTTTAA
- a CDS encoding NAD(P)/FAD-dependent oxidoreductase, producing MTAIQHFNYLLIGGGMAADQAAAGIRSVDAKGSIGILSADVDAPYARPALSKKLWVDDDFHDEDIDLQTAKKQQAQLFLKTIVTGIDPLAHQVKTANGQAFSYEKLLLATGAQARQLTGATSERVIALRSKADYLKIRAFSGQQQTVIVVGDGFIGSEIAAGLAQSNTQVIYVVAGQQLFERKLPTALCQELEQKYRAAGVKFYYQKKAAGYQVEANQVELLLDDGTKLLGDGLVLGLGAEVNYQLAQQAGLLMDQNGVVVNQQLQTSATDVWAAGDIISYPDVILGQTKSEHVKHAIQSGYVAGQNMAGKVTDYTYTPYFYSWIFDISWEALGMLDTRLQMYQEKLTKGQLIYYFDDHQQLQGILSWNAAVDLDHLRNLFRQHPSLSTLQQVLPLKQIK from the coding sequence ATGACAGCAATTCAGCATTTTAATTATTTATTGATCGGCGGAGGAATGGCAGCTGACCAAGCAGCGGCTGGAATTCGTTCGGTAGACGCTAAAGGCTCAATTGGAATTTTGTCAGCGGATGTTGATGCTCCCTATGCACGACCGGCATTAAGCAAAAAGCTCTGGGTTGATGATGATTTTCATGATGAAGATATTGATTTGCAAACAGCCAAAAAGCAGCAAGCACAATTGTTCTTAAAAACAATAGTTACTGGAATTGATCCATTAGCTCATCAGGTTAAAACCGCTAATGGACAAGCTTTTAGTTACGAGAAACTTTTACTGGCTACGGGTGCGCAAGCTCGTCAATTAACAGGAGCAACTAGTGAACGAGTGATTGCACTGCGATCAAAAGCAGACTACTTAAAAATTCGGGCCTTCAGTGGTCAACAACAAACGGTAATTGTGGTTGGTGACGGTTTTATTGGTAGTGAGATTGCTGCCGGTTTAGCTCAGTCGAACACTCAGGTAATTTACGTGGTTGCTGGTCAACAATTATTTGAACGAAAGTTGCCAACTGCTTTGTGTCAAGAATTAGAGCAGAAGTACCGTGCTGCCGGAGTAAAGTTTTATTACCAAAAAAAAGCCGCTGGGTATCAAGTAGAAGCTAATCAAGTTGAGTTACTGCTTGATGACGGTACCAAGTTATTAGGTGATGGTTTAGTCCTTGGTTTGGGCGCCGAAGTTAACTATCAATTAGCTCAACAAGCAGGGTTATTGATGGATCAAAACGGAGTCGTCGTTAATCAGCAGCTGCAAACTTCAGCAACTGATGTCTGGGCAGCAGGAGATATTATCTCGTATCCTGACGTGATTTTAGGTCAAACTAAATCAGAGCACGTTAAACATGCAATTCAATCTGGTTATGTTGCAGGTCAAAATATGGCTGGAAAGGTAACAGATTACACTTATACACCATATTTTTATAGCTGGATTTTTGATATTTCTTGGGAAGCATTGGGAATGCTTGATACTCGTTTACAAATGTATCAAGAAAAATTAACTAAGGGTCAGCTAATTTATTACTTTGATGACCATCAGCAGCTCCAAGGAATTTTATCTTGGAATGCAGCTGTTGATTTAGATCATTTACGTAATCTTTTTCGTCAACATCCAAGTTTAAGTACATTGCAACAAGTACTACCTTTAAAGCAGATAAAATAA
- the aroE gene encoding shikimate dehydrogenase, protein MDGNTQLYAFLAHPAHHSLSPLMYNLSFRAQQLNACYLAFDVLPTDFSQAIIGLRAIDFAGANFSLPFKQTVLKYLDELTPRAQRIQAVNTLRNDQGHLVGDSTDGAGLFADLQEKHQLLAGQTIMILGAGGAGRAIIAAADYHIKRVFVAKRPNQTYADLATWLKQLSALSPTEYCLVSYSDMTSLTAALRASSIVINATNQGMDDQQLPLPLVVLQHLRPQQFVYDLIYQPLMTPFLLYAQRVGCQFCNGTGMLLWQGALAFKFWTGQSMPIDLVRKSLATEIRRRTK, encoded by the coding sequence TTGGATGGAAATACACAGCTTTACGCGTTTTTAGCCCACCCAGCGCATCATAGTCTTTCGCCTTTAATGTATAATTTGAGCTTTCGAGCGCAGCAGTTAAATGCTTGCTATTTAGCATTTGATGTTTTGCCGACTGATTTTTCGCAGGCAATCATCGGTTTAAGAGCAATAGATTTTGCAGGTGCTAATTTCTCATTGCCTTTCAAACAGACTGTGCTCAAATATCTTGATGAATTAACACCACGAGCGCAACGAATTCAGGCGGTTAATACGCTCAGAAATGATCAGGGACACTTGGTTGGAGATAGTACTGATGGTGCAGGATTATTTGCCGATTTACAAGAAAAGCATCAACTCCTAGCAGGTCAAACAATTATGATTTTAGGAGCTGGTGGTGCAGGTCGGGCGATTATTGCAGCAGCAGACTATCATATAAAACGGGTTTTTGTCGCCAAACGTCCAAACCAAACTTATGCCGATTTAGCTACTTGGCTTAAGCAATTATCTGCACTAAGTCCGACAGAATATTGTTTGGTCAGTTATTCGGATATGACCTCTTTAACAGCAGCGTTAAGAGCTAGTTCAATTGTAATCAATGCTACAAATCAAGGAATGGATGACCAGCAATTGCCATTGCCGTTAGTGGTATTACAACATTTACGCCCCCAACAATTTGTCTATGATTTAATTTATCAACCATTGATGACACCTTTTTTGCTATATGCTCAGCGAGTTGGCTGCCAATTTTGCAATGGAACTGGGATGTTATTGTGGCAAGGGGCACTGGCGTTTAAGTTTTGGACAGGTCAGTCAATGCCAATAGATTTGGTTAGAAAAAGTTTAGCAACCGAAATTAGGAGGAGAACAAAATGA
- a CDS encoding MFS transporter, which yields MKIEYQKNVICSYSYSFWSFFGITSLWVIYLQQQGLSLVEIGLCESIFHLASFLFELPSGVLADRFSYKSVLIAGRIMAITSAAIMLIGGSFWVYAGGFVLSAFSYNLQSGTLEALIYDSLLERQQNEFYPQIAAHLNMIFEFADTSGVVLTGLLVHWHFGLTYVIEILISCLALFSVLLVREPTLLSKLPKKQPAAVSTSQILLASWKVLQQQPQLRNLMIFQALFDAICTSYYFYFQTLMENKNFTGWLISAVLVLAAVINIFAMQFAPHIKAKFAVSTLMIWLAASLLILVTCWFNQLPILLGIFLLVQALSSISEPIFSSYYNETIPSKQRATLLSVASVFFSLSMVVIFPLLGWLIEKMSFAAAFGSLGGLLLLLLGGIWIRNQIVVD from the coding sequence ATGAAAATTGAATATCAAAAAAACGTTATTTGCAGCTATTCTTATAGTTTTTGGTCCTTTTTTGGCATTACGAGTCTTTGGGTAATTTATTTACAGCAGCAAGGTTTGTCGTTAGTTGAAATTGGACTTTGTGAAAGTATTTTTCATCTAGCTAGTTTTTTGTTTGAGTTGCCTAGTGGTGTTTTAGCGGATCGCTTTTCCTATAAATCAGTTTTGATAGCTGGGCGGATTATGGCGATTACTTCAGCTGCTATTATGTTAATTGGCGGCAGTTTTTGGGTGTATGCCGGTGGCTTTGTTCTAAGTGCTTTTTCTTACAATCTGCAGTCAGGCACCCTGGAAGCATTGATTTATGATTCGCTTTTAGAACGGCAGCAAAACGAATTTTATCCGCAGATTGCGGCCCATTTGAACATGATTTTTGAATTTGCTGATACTAGTGGAGTAGTTTTGACGGGATTATTAGTGCATTGGCATTTTGGTTTAACTTATGTTATCGAAATTTTGATTAGCTGTTTAGCTCTCTTTTCAGTATTACTTGTTAGAGAACCAACGTTGCTTTCAAAGTTGCCTAAAAAACAGCCAGCAGCCGTTTCAACCAGTCAAATTCTGCTAGCCAGTTGGAAAGTTCTGCAGCAACAACCGCAGTTACGTAATCTGATGATTTTTCAAGCCTTGTTTGATGCAATTTGTACCAGTTATTATTTCTATTTTCAAACATTAATGGAAAATAAGAATTTTACTGGTTGGCTGATTTCAGCAGTATTGGTGCTAGCAGCGGTAATTAATATTTTTGCAATGCAGTTTGCACCGCATATTAAAGCAAAATTTGCCGTTTCGACCTTAATGATTTGGTTGGCCGCTAGTTTATTAATTTTGGTGACTTGTTGGTTCAATCAATTGCCGATTTTATTAGGCATCTTTTTACTGGTACAAGCCTTAAGTTCAATCAGTGAGCCAATTTTTAGCAGCTATTACAATGAAACAATCCCTTCAAAACAACGGGCAACTTTACTCAGTGTTGCGAGTGTTTTCTTTTCGCTCAGTATGGTTGTTATTTTTCCGTTGCTCGGCTGGTTAATTGAAAAGATGAGTTTTGCTGCAGCTTTTGGCAGTTTAGGTGGCTTGCTTTTACTGTTATTAGGTGGAATTTGGATCCGTAATCAGATTGTTGTTGACTAA
- the aroF gene encoding 3-deoxy-7-phosphoheptulonate synthase, whose product MIIILKKEISENIARIKKIFANKKQVLVHQNRVAVVGATATELPREIQVAAEQIIEKTPAAIQSSRLFHPEDIVIKTPHAHISSDSLTIMAGPCSVENRDHIFKMAAVAKKGGATVLRGGAFKPRTSPYSFQGLGEEGLKYLRAAADQNGMDVITEVMDDEHVPLVAEYTDIFQIGARNMQNFSLLKEVGKTKIPVALKRGMSATIDDLLNAAEYIAAGGNQQIMLIERGIRTFDSKYTRNTFDVAAIPVLQQLTPYPIIADPSHAVGRWDLVTPMAAAGIGLIVEIHDDPEHAFSDGPQALKPATYLAMTRQAQAIHQLMAE is encoded by the coding sequence ATGATTATTATTTTAAAAAAGGAAATTTCTGAAAATATTGCTCGGATTAAAAAAATATTTGCCAATAAAAAGCAAGTTCTGGTTCATCAAAATCGGGTAGCAGTTGTTGGTGCAACTGCTACTGAGCTCCCACGGGAGATTCAAGTTGCTGCCGAGCAAATTATTGAAAAAACACCAGCAGCCATTCAGTCAAGTCGTTTATTCCATCCAGAAGATATTGTAATTAAGACACCTCATGCTCACATCAGTTCTGATAGTTTAACAATTATGGCGGGTCCTTGTTCAGTTGAAAATCGTGATCATATTTTCAAAATGGCTGCTGTCGCTAAAAAAGGTGGAGCAACAGTTTTACGTGGTGGTGCTTTTAAGCCTCGTACTTCACCATATTCTTTTCAAGGATTAGGTGAAGAGGGGTTGAAATATTTGCGGGCAGCGGCTGATCAAAATGGAATGGATGTGATTACTGAAGTCATGGATGATGAACATGTTCCATTGGTGGCTGAATACACTGACATTTTTCAAATTGGGGCGCGTAACATGCAGAATTTTTCATTATTAAAAGAAGTTGGTAAAACAAAGATACCTGTAGCTTTGAAACGTGGCATGTCAGCAACGATTGATGATTTGTTAAATGCTGCTGAGTACATTGCAGCGGGTGGCAATCAGCAAATCATGTTGATTGAACGAGGAATTCGAACCTTTGATAGCAAATATACGCGCAACACTTTTGATGTGGCAGCCATTCCTGTCTTACAGCAATTGACACCTTACCCAATAATTGCTGATCCAAGTCATGCAGTTGGACGCTGGGACTTGGTAACACCGATGGCAGCCGCTGGAATTGGATTGATTGTGGAAATTCATGATGACCCAGAACATGCATTTTCTGATGGGCCACAGGCACTTAAACCAGCTACCTACTTAGCAATGACTCGACAAGCTCAAGCAATTCATCAATTAATGGCTGAATGA
- a CDS encoding DUF72 domain-containing protein — MMITLGLTTWSEHPALINQQRQSVTLAEYAEHFPTVEVDTFFYGIPRPQIITGWQQQVPAKFQFIVKANQALTGHPGEILTGNQLKERFKLFAAILAPLQQAGQLKTILCQFPPFFEATTRNVAYLKFFRQMLPDLPLTLELRHRSWYQGQNTTSLIKFCREQRYTLAVVDEPTGLPTSIPLYPAVTTPELMFWRLHGRNQLGWQARGKDWRKQRTLYRYSAMELTDLKQQVEQFTHQVQEICIIFNNNSARDAAPNALQLQKMLGLHFSGLNPKSPEQLGLF, encoded by the coding sequence ATGATGATTACTTTAGGATTGACAACTTGGAGTGAACACCCGGCGCTAATTAATCAGCAACGCCAATCAGTAACTCTCGCTGAATATGCCGAACATTTTCCCACAGTTGAAGTCGACACTTTTTTTTATGGGATTCCACGACCTCAAATAATCACTGGTTGGCAGCAACAAGTTCCCGCCAAATTTCAATTCATAGTTAAAGCTAATCAAGCATTAACTGGACATCCCGGTGAAATTTTAACCGGAAATCAACTAAAAGAACGTTTCAAACTTTTTGCAGCCATATTAGCTCCTTTGCAGCAAGCTGGACAGTTAAAAACCATCTTGTGCCAATTTCCACCATTTTTCGAGGCAACAACCCGAAACGTTGCCTACTTAAAATTTTTCCGCCAAATGCTGCCAGATTTGCCGTTAACTTTAGAATTACGTCATCGCAGCTGGTATCAAGGCCAAAATACCACCTCTTTAATCAAGTTTTGCCGCGAACAGCGGTATACACTAGCAGTTGTCGATGAACCAACTGGATTACCAACTTCGATTCCTCTCTACCCGGCAGTGACCACACCCGAATTGATGTTTTGGCGGCTTCATGGCCGTAATCAATTAGGGTGGCAAGCTAGAGGCAAGGACTGGCGTAAACAAAGAACACTTTATCGTTATAGTGCAATGGAATTAACTGATTTAAAACAGCAAGTCGAACAATTCACCCATCAAGTTCAAGAAATCTGCATTATTTTTAACAATAATTCGGCGCGAGATGCCGCCCCTAATGCTTTACAACTGCAAAAAATGCTTGGGCTGCATTTTAGCGGTTTAAATCCCAAATCTCCTGAACAACTGGGCCTATTTTAA
- the aroB gene encoding 3-dehydroquinate synthase, which produces MEKTIIVNAKSKTYNIEIIDHGLKKLREKVQTVWSPRKVAVITDENVGPLYADQVQQQLNAGGFVVEVLTIPAGESSKSWMNLEKIIQQLAEKHFSRQDGILALGGGVVGDLAGLAASIYLRGIALIQLPTSLLAQVDSSVGGKTAIDLAAGKNLVGTFYQPDLVLIDPTVLLTLKSRCLVEGYGEIVKCAALVGGDFWQLTGQIKSPQAIMRNANALIEASVRFKAQIVAADETETRRRQLLNLGHTLGHAVEQAAGGRLFHGEAVAIGLYQLSRLFEQKKLTAVGVTEQISTRLQAVGLPLSDDELGTTDFYRALKHDKKIKQQQLTMIYLKKIGQPEFYCYPIKQIIGWLQQELSQKKVKLKSKNGG; this is translated from the coding sequence ATGGAAAAGACGATTATTGTTAATGCAAAATCAAAAACTTATAATATCGAGATCATTGATCATGGCCTGAAAAAATTACGGGAAAAAGTGCAAACAGTTTGGTCACCACGGAAGGTTGCTGTGATTACTGATGAAAATGTTGGCCCCTTATATGCTGATCAAGTTCAGCAACAATTAAATGCTGGAGGTTTTGTTGTTGAAGTACTAACGATTCCAGCTGGTGAGTCCAGTAAATCTTGGATGAATTTAGAAAAAATCATCCAGCAGTTGGCAGAAAAACATTTCAGTCGGCAGGATGGTATTTTGGCTTTGGGTGGCGGGGTCGTTGGTGATCTAGCTGGACTAGCAGCTTCAATTTATTTGCGTGGAATTGCTTTAATTCAGTTACCAACTTCTTTACTTGCTCAAGTTGACAGTTCAGTCGGTGGCAAAACAGCAATTGACTTAGCTGCTGGTAAAAATTTAGTTGGTACTTTTTATCAACCAGATTTAGTTTTAATTGATCCGACCGTTTTATTAACCCTCAAATCGCGCTGCTTAGTAGAAGGGTATGGTGAAATTGTTAAATGTGCAGCCTTAGTAGGTGGAGACTTCTGGCAGTTAACTGGTCAGATCAAGAGTCCTCAAGCAATTATGCGTAATGCAAATGCTTTAATTGAAGCTAGTGTTCGTTTTAAAGCCCAAATTGTTGCTGCAGATGAAACTGAAACGCGGCGGCGACAGCTGCTTAATCTAGGGCACACACTCGGCCATGCAGTGGAACAAGCTGCGGGTGGAAGGCTATTTCATGGTGAAGCGGTTGCCATCGGCCTTTATCAATTAAGTCGACTATTTGAACAAAAAAAATTAACTGCTGTTGGTGTAACAGAACAAATTTCAACGCGGTTGCAGGCAGTTGGGTTGCCGCTAAGTGATGATGAATTAGGCACGACGGATTTTTATCGAGCTTTAAAACATGATAAGAAAATTAAACAGCAGCAACTAACGATGATTTATTTAAAGAAAATTGGCCAGCCTGAATTTTATTGTTATCCAATAAAACAAATAATTGGCTGGCTGCAACAAGAATTGTCGCAGAAAAAAGTTAAATTAAAGTCTAAAAACGGCGGTTAA
- the tkt gene encoding transketolase, producing MKVTKADQLAVNNLRMLSVEMIEQAGSGHPGLPLGAAPMMWCLWSRHLRINSHDPQWFNRDRFVLSAGHGSALLYSMLHLAGFDLTIDDLKHFRQFGSRTPGHPEYGEVPGVEATTGPLGQGLGMAVGMALTERFLAAKYNQSGKKLIDHYTYALVGDGDLMEGVSHEVASFAGRQQLQKLIVLYDSNDVSLDGPTSRSFKTDVCQRFASYGWNTQMVADGNDLAAIDQALTAAKQTAAPSLIEVRTTIGYGAPNAGTNQVHGQPLGKTGLAVLRENLAWNAPAFTVLPEVAQIAQQLVRNRGQNAAKQWHQQVAELALVDSAALADFKQLLTGQTEIKVTLPRYESGAESGRDTSHQVIQALAQQNPNLVGGSADLATSNRTTIENSSLMTPEKPTGRNLAFGVREFGEGTILNGMALHGGVQVFGATFLVFSDYLRPVIRLAALQRLPVTFIFTHDSLAVGEDGPTHQPIEQLMSLRQIPGVEVFRPADPNEVMAAWNQAVSVVDHPTILILSRQQLAVLPNTNLTAERGVDHGGYVIASQKGVEPTGILLATGSEVALALQVQKRLLELGQDVSVVSLPSMERFSRQSVKYQAKVLPPQIRRRVAIELGTPQGWEKYVGLDGKIVGVTNFGVSGAMEDLLPAAGFSVDRIVQIYQQIRPENEESLSVIG from the coding sequence ATGAAGGTAACAAAAGCAGATCAATTAGCTGTAAATAATTTACGAATGCTGAGTGTTGAGATGATTGAACAGGCAGGTTCTGGTCATCCGGGATTACCATTAGGCGCTGCACCGATGATGTGGTGTCTTTGGAGTCGTCATTTACGAATTAATAGTCACGATCCGCAATGGTTTAACCGCGATCGCTTTGTTTTATCCGCGGGTCATGGTTCGGCTTTGCTGTACAGTATGCTGCATTTAGCCGGTTTTGATTTAACCATTGATGATTTGAAACATTTTCGCCAATTCGGTAGTCGAACACCGGGACATCCTGAGTATGGCGAAGTTCCAGGAGTTGAAGCGACAACTGGTCCACTTGGTCAAGGGCTAGGAATGGCCGTTGGAATGGCTTTGACTGAACGCTTTTTAGCAGCTAAGTACAACCAATCTGGGAAAAAGCTGATTGATCATTACACCTATGCTTTAGTGGGTGATGGTGATTTGATGGAAGGTGTTTCACATGAAGTTGCAAGCTTTGCTGGCCGGCAGCAGTTGCAAAAATTGATTGTTTTGTATGATTCGAACGATGTATCGCTTGATGGTCCAACTTCTCGTTCATTTAAAACTGATGTTTGCCAACGCTTTGCTAGTTATGGTTGGAATACACAAATGGTAGCGGATGGAAATGATTTAGCTGCAATTGATCAGGCTTTGACGGCAGCAAAACAAACAGCAGCTCCTTCTTTGATTGAAGTACGAACGACTATTGGCTATGGCGCTCCAAATGCTGGAACTAATCAAGTTCATGGCCAGCCATTGGGAAAAACCGGGTTAGCAGTTTTGCGGGAAAATTTAGCTTGGAATGCTCCAGCCTTTACTGTTTTGCCCGAAGTTGCCCAAATCGCTCAGCAATTAGTACGTAATCGGGGGCAGAATGCAGCCAAACAGTGGCATCAACAAGTTGCCGAATTAGCTCTAGTTGATTCAGCGGCATTAGCGGACTTCAAACAATTGCTGACAGGACAAACTGAAATCAAAGTTACCTTACCACGTTACGAGAGTGGTGCCGAATCAGGCCGTGATACTAGCCATCAAGTAATTCAAGCTCTTGCCCAACAAAATCCTAACTTAGTGGGTGGGTCAGCTGATTTGGCCACTTCTAATCGAACAACGATTGAGAATAGTTCGTTGATGACACCGGAAAAACCAACTGGACGCAATTTAGCTTTTGGAGTTCGTGAATTTGGTGAAGGAACAATTTTAAACGGCATGGCGCTACATGGGGGAGTGCAAGTTTTCGGTGCAACATTCTTAGTTTTTTCAGATTACTTGCGTCCAGTTATTCGATTGGCAGCCTTACAGAGACTGCCGGTGACTTTCATTTTTACGCACGATTCTTTGGCAGTTGGAGAAGATGGACCAACTCATCAACCAATTGAACAATTGATGAGCCTGCGCCAAATTCCGGGAGTTGAAGTATTCCGACCAGCTGATCCTAATGAAGTTATGGCTGCTTGGAATCAAGCTGTCAGTGTAGTTGATCATCCAACGATTCTAATTTTAAGTCGGCAACAACTAGCCGTTTTACCAAACACTAATTTGACTGCTGAACGTGGAGTTGATCATGGTGGCTATGTAATTGCATCACAAAAGGGAGTAGAGCCAACTGGAATTCTTTTAGCAACCGGTTCAGAAGTTGCTTTAGCATTGCAGGTTCAAAAACGATTATTGGAATTAGGACAAGATGTTAGTGTAGTTTCCCTGCCATCAATGGAACGGTTTTCTCGTCAATCAGTTAAGTATCAAGCAAAAGTTTTACCACCACAGATTCGGCGGCGGGTAGCAATTGAATTAGGAACGCCGCAGGGCTGGGAAAAATATGTCGGCTTAGACGGAAAAATTGTCGGCGTGACGAATTTTGGTGTCAGCGGAGCAATGGAGGACTTATTACCAGCAGCTGGTTTTAGCGTTGATCGAATTGTTCAAATCTATCAGCAGATACGGCCTGAAAATGAAGAATCGTTGTCGGTAATTGGCTGA